Proteins encoded within one genomic window of Lysinibacillus sphaericus:
- a CDS encoding helix-turn-helix domain-containing protein — translation MKIGELIRTLRLQKNLRSNVLYKNLLSRPAIAKFERGESDTTAEKFLKMLDHLNITLEEFSIIYNDGNKDLDYMRKYVEAFYNRDVSALYMVAEQVENEYKLTGNLKFLHYRSLILLLIDDVRGTDEHLNEITLLQEYLMNCESWGYYEITLFANSLSFYSIELIDLVFERAKNTLQRYQNLTRYRNEIALMIFNILEKKITCKDLDGAKTYLTELENIKVSVVDNMYMQTMIKFFSAIIALIDGDTTKNKSILQIIEVFSLLELKLKAAQCLEFYDKVKGIYTIKIKEDIFS, via the coding sequence ATGAAAATTGGAGAATTAATTCGAACGTTACGGCTACAAAAAAATTTACGTTCTAACGTACTCTATAAAAACCTACTAAGTCGACCTGCTATTGCTAAATTTGAACGTGGTGAAAGCGATACAACAGCTGAAAAATTTTTAAAGATGTTAGATCACTTAAATATTACGTTAGAAGAATTTAGTATCATTTATAATGATGGGAATAAGGACTTGGATTACATGCGAAAGTATGTAGAAGCTTTCTATAACCGAGATGTCAGTGCGTTATACATGGTCGCCGAACAAGTTGAAAATGAATACAAATTAACGGGCAATCTGAAGTTTTTGCATTATCGATCTTTAATTTTGTTATTAATTGATGATGTCCGAGGGACCGATGAACATCTTAACGAAATAACGTTGCTTCAAGAATATTTAATGAACTGCGAAAGTTGGGGTTATTACGAAATTACCTTATTCGCTAATAGTTTAAGCTTCTATTCTATAGAATTAATCGACCTTGTTTTTGAGCGTGCCAAAAACACATTACAACGTTATCAAAATCTTACGAGGTACCGTAACGAAATCGCCTTAATGATTTTCAATATTTTAGAGAAAAAAATTACGTGCAAGGATTTAGATGGTGCTAAAACGTATCTCACGGAGTTAGAAAATATAAAAGTAAGTGTAGTAGATAATATGTACATGCAAACAATGATTAAATTTTTCTCTGCCATCATCGCCCTTATCGATGGTGATACAACGAAAAACAAATCCATACTGCAAATTATTGAAGTTTTCTCTTTGTTGGAGCTAAAACTTAAAGCTGCACAATGCCTAGAGTTTTATGACAAAGTAAAGGGAATATATACAATAAAAATAAAAGAGGACATCTTCTCCTAG
- a CDS encoding N-acetylmuramoyl-L-alanine amidase produces MYFKKISLILCVLFISASMFTIHSANASGGFEDVTPKHEAYEEINYLVSLGVIKGYTEKGKTYYKPNNTVTRGQVAKMAVVASGNKPLTVSKSNFSDVTVGTELSGYVERAIQLGFFKTNITGQFLPNKPLTRDEMSYVLTKAFKLDASEYENMDSPFVDVAITNPYVQYVNAIYYNGITKGSGQNYNPNSSVTRAQFALFVARAKSEKYRLELPVKGVAVPDTSQVIGLVQVTTDGLNIRKSKDSNLSTNIVGTVNKGGKLSVYAIEGDWLKVTYKGAFAYIYKTYAQFLDADGNALGKIQKEVKTTQGINLYVKPTSSSKIISTVNSNVKLPVYKTVNGYHLTIVNGLPGYVVANSTEDVEVEQPSKPDPTLPPVTGGDLLGRATVDSLNVRKEANSTSTVLGKLSKSDYVHVNSINGYWAEITFDGQKGYVHKSYLKLLNQNGNPLKNRIIILDPGHGGKDPGAVVGSQSEKAITLKVGTLVRQKLEAAGAKVSMTRTGDTYPSLQDRVDFTDANYGEIFVSIHVNSASSTSAQGTETYYAVTTGDMYQEDIDLATFVNNQIVNNLNMKNRGVKEQQYYVIRNMLIPSILVELGFLTNSEDRGKMTDDQYVELFAEAIYKGIYQYYAKQ; encoded by the coding sequence TTGTACTTTAAAAAAATCAGTCTTATATTATGCGTCTTATTCATTTCAGCTTCTATGTTTACGATACATAGTGCAAATGCAAGTGGTGGTTTTGAAGATGTTACACCAAAGCATGAAGCTTATGAAGAGATCAATTATTTAGTTAGTTTAGGTGTTATAAAAGGGTATACAGAAAAAGGTAAAACGTATTATAAACCGAATAATACGGTAACACGTGGACAAGTTGCCAAAATGGCAGTTGTGGCTTCAGGTAATAAACCATTAACGGTTAGCAAGTCCAACTTTTCAGATGTAACGGTTGGTACAGAGCTTTCAGGTTATGTTGAACGTGCTATCCAATTAGGGTTCTTTAAAACAAACATAACTGGTCAGTTTTTACCAAACAAGCCTTTAACTCGTGATGAAATGAGTTATGTATTAACAAAAGCATTTAAATTGGATGCAAGTGAATACGAAAATATGGATTCTCCTTTTGTGGATGTAGCGATTACAAATCCTTACGTTCAATACGTCAATGCGATTTACTATAATGGTATTACAAAAGGAAGCGGCCAAAACTATAATCCAAATAGCTCGGTAACACGTGCACAATTTGCATTATTTGTTGCTCGTGCAAAAAGTGAAAAATATCGTTTAGAGCTACCTGTAAAAGGTGTAGCTGTTCCTGATACATCACAAGTAATTGGTTTAGTTCAAGTGACAACAGATGGCTTGAATATTCGTAAATCAAAAGATTCAAATTTGAGTACAAACATTGTAGGCACAGTCAATAAAGGCGGAAAACTATCAGTCTATGCAATTGAAGGAGACTGGTTAAAAGTAACGTATAAAGGTGCCTTTGCTTATATTTATAAAACGTACGCACAGTTTTTAGATGCAGATGGTAATGCATTAGGCAAAATTCAAAAAGAAGTAAAGACAACACAAGGTATTAATCTTTATGTGAAGCCAACTTCTTCTTCTAAAATCATTTCAACAGTTAATAGTAATGTTAAACTGCCTGTCTACAAGACGGTTAATGGCTACCATTTAACAATCGTAAATGGCTTGCCAGGTTATGTTGTTGCAAATAGCACAGAGGATGTAGAAGTAGAACAGCCTTCAAAACCAGATCCAACGCTTCCACCTGTAACAGGAGGAGATTTACTAGGTCGTGCAACTGTTGATAGTTTAAATGTTCGTAAAGAAGCGAACTCTACTTCAACGGTATTAGGTAAATTAAGCAAGAGCGATTATGTGCATGTCAACAGTATTAATGGCTATTGGGCTGAAATCACTTTTGATGGTCAAAAAGGTTACGTGCATAAATCGTATTTAAAACTATTAAACCAAAATGGCAATCCACTTAAAAATCGTATTATCATTCTTGACCCTGGTCACGGTGGTAAAGATCCAGGCGCTGTAGTAGGTTCCCAATCAGAAAAAGCTATCACCTTAAAAGTTGGGACACTTGTACGACAAAAGCTGGAAGCAGCTGGAGCAAAAGTGTCAATGACACGTACAGGTGATACGTACCCATCACTGCAAGATCGCGTTGACTTTACAGATGCAAACTATGGCGAAATCTTTGTTAGTATTCATGTAAACTCAGCATCTAGCACCTCTGCACAAGGTACTGAAACATATTATGCTGTGACAACAGGAGATATGTATCAAGAAGATATTGATTTAGCTACTTTTGTAAATAACCAAATTGTGAATAACTTAAACATGAAAAATCGTGGCGTGAAAGAACAACAATATTATGTTATTCGTAACATGTTAATTCCATCGATTCTAGTTGAACTAGGCTTCCTAACGAATAGTGAAGACCGAGGTAAAATGACAGATGATCAATATGTTGAGTTATTTGCTGAAGCGATTTATAAAGGAATTTATCAATACTACGCGAAACAATAA
- a CDS encoding S-layer homology domain-containing protein: MKKYVISFIAVCACLLVAMLSPIKGQATTQKIGIVFSESSEKYANTTHPGGTYEGQTVSPKVDYSSTYNKELKAYLLYQQQGFHVEKIFEKDLNNLENLSQYDAIVFPYTVMMNHQQRENIKIYVRNGGGAIFAFQTARNESAKFPKAGQMDLSPLIYDVDSWVMEWDNLSEVFNARFIDDIVLGNATISNANSVHPIIQNATKELGKSTLSLTKSDKEWVEIIKPWQGGSASPILYFSNYNYTDKPQTMKKNEFGAAHAIEYGKGRVVQIGFKIFDYMTINVKADWQDNENGAAYSTTRGDTDAQVFMKHALHWVAEDHDGYVPRRYNLSLYSDGVQSYVAPSGQFVFYSTVTVKNNGNVPARGTLKVEIVDANDRIVGKGHDRYIPGLAADATTSNADRKDISTHSEKYQILMPGNLAAGTYTIRTSFIEGRDDRKNADEKFATIAEIKTLTRTKGSNKASIGTASFFQDVPKSSAAYDDIKNLHALGVVKGSNGKFNPQGTLTRLQATEMVLRALGISPLSSATLNASDIKAGDYGYSVLATGVRYGIITLEDGKINAHQPMTRAAMAHALVKGFKLQGYSSKSFSDVPTSHIYFKDIQALYALNITTGYADQTFKPNNTVSRQNFAQFVNRTLHANAK, from the coding sequence TTGAAGAAATATGTTATTTCCTTCATCGCTGTCTGTGCTTGTTTGCTTGTTGCAATGCTATCTCCGATCAAGGGCCAAGCTACAACACAAAAAATCGGCATTGTTTTCTCTGAAAGTAGTGAAAAATATGCCAACACTACACACCCTGGTGGTACATATGAGGGACAAACAGTATCTCCAAAGGTCGACTATAGCTCAACGTATAACAAAGAACTTAAAGCATACCTTTTATATCAGCAACAAGGCTTCCATGTAGAGAAAATTTTCGAAAAGGACTTAAACAACCTAGAAAACTTAAGTCAATATGATGCAATCGTCTTTCCATATACGGTCATGATGAATCATCAACAACGCGAAAATATCAAAATATACGTTCGAAATGGTGGCGGTGCTATTTTTGCATTCCAAACAGCACGTAATGAATCAGCAAAATTTCCGAAGGCTGGTCAAATGGATCTTTCTCCATTAATCTATGATGTCGACTCTTGGGTGATGGAATGGGATAACTTATCAGAAGTTTTCAATGCACGCTTTATCGACGATATTGTGCTAGGAAACGCGACCATTAGCAATGCAAATTCAGTTCACCCAATTATCCAAAACGCCACAAAAGAGCTCGGTAAAAGCACGCTTAGTCTGACAAAATCGGATAAAGAGTGGGTTGAAATTATAAAACCTTGGCAAGGTGGCTCCGCTTCACCGATTTTATATTTCTCGAATTACAACTATACCGATAAGCCACAAACGATGAAGAAAAATGAATTTGGTGCAGCTCATGCCATTGAATATGGCAAAGGAAGAGTTGTACAAATCGGCTTCAAAATTTTCGATTATATGACGATTAATGTGAAAGCAGACTGGCAAGACAATGAAAACGGTGCTGCTTACTCGACCACACGGGGCGACACAGATGCTCAAGTATTTATGAAGCACGCTTTACATTGGGTTGCCGAAGATCACGATGGATATGTGCCACGCCGCTATAATCTTTCTCTATACTCTGACGGTGTGCAAAGTTATGTAGCGCCATCTGGTCAATTTGTCTTTTACTCTACAGTAACAGTAAAAAACAACGGTAATGTGCCTGCTCGTGGTACGTTAAAAGTAGAAATTGTTGATGCGAACGACCGTATTGTCGGAAAGGGGCACGATCGTTACATACCAGGTCTAGCCGCAGACGCGACAACATCGAACGCAGACCGGAAAGATATTAGTACCCACTCGGAAAAATATCAAATCTTGATGCCTGGAAATTTAGCCGCTGGAACGTATACGATACGCACTTCCTTCATTGAAGGTCGTGATGATCGTAAAAATGCAGACGAAAAATTTGCAACTATTGCAGAAATTAAAACGCTCACACGCACAAAAGGTTCCAATAAGGCCTCTATTGGCACTGCCTCTTTCTTCCAAGATGTACCAAAATCAAGTGCTGCTTATGATGATATTAAAAACTTACATGCACTGGGTGTTGTGAAAGGCAGTAATGGCAAATTTAATCCCCAAGGCACATTAACACGCTTGCAAGCTACCGAAATGGTGTTACGTGCACTAGGGATTTCACCTTTAAGTTCAGCAACATTGAACGCCAGTGATATTAAAGCAGGCGATTATGGTTATTCAGTATTAGCTACAGGCGTTCGTTACGGGATTATTACTTTAGAAGATGGTAAAATCAACGCGCACCAACCAATGACGCGTGCTGCTATGGCACATGCACTTGTTAAAGGTTTTAAGTTACAAGGCTATTCTAGTAAATCATTTTCTGACGTTCCTACATCTCATATCTATTTTAAAGATATTCAAGCGCTCTATGCGTTAAATATAACAACAGGCTATGCAGATCAAACATTTAAGCCAAACAATACAGTATCCCGCCAAAACTTTGCTCAATTTGTTAATCGTACGTTACACGCAAATGCGAAATAG
- a CDS encoding membrane protein, whose product MNKLKQVFTKVNKIDTFSPYFFLPFILVLYFFTSLFDFHRFELFNVRVSILPAVLVALVCYYLGVYIIDRLQWTIPTFGLSFLGKYVIHFVVLLTLIGLASYLMMIFGGGLGISDESNRRNLDPKLNFFSQLLWYGILLLLSYKMILEKNMTWKKAIIYGSIFAVVMFLFLLMGYRTPLIIMLFTGIIIFHYVVKRVKLTWFLTALFVIGVAFSMFGFLRVVTEDTTKEFNNRDQPDVELTETEKEKLLTVEQKVNLTPKWMRSLNGESVTGHIVLSKIIEYTQEEGYLNGQIHKGIFNTILPGEQISPRMKVTEVVNSLSVEEGKFITRPTRTTTPTFIGQLFLDGGYALVAIGFLLYGVLISLIYNKVKQGGIRSFHSVAYAFVITLFTVSMHTGLLDLIFILMLGFVVIASAIIKTEQRKLKY is encoded by the coding sequence ATGAATAAACTGAAGCAAGTTTTCACAAAGGTCAATAAGATTGATACGTTTTCACCGTATTTCTTTTTACCTTTTATATTAGTGCTATATTTCTTTACGAGTCTATTTGATTTTCATCGATTTGAATTATTTAATGTTCGTGTATCCATTTTACCAGCAGTATTAGTTGCACTTGTTTGCTATTACCTTGGTGTATATATAATCGATAGATTACAATGGACAATCCCAACATTTGGGCTATCGTTCTTAGGAAAATATGTGATTCACTTTGTTGTGTTATTAACGTTAATCGGATTAGCTTCTTATTTAATGATGATCTTTGGCGGTGGTTTAGGAATTTCCGATGAATCCAATCGTCGTAATCTTGATCCAAAACTAAACTTCTTTAGCCAGTTATTATGGTACGGAATTTTACTGTTATTATCTTACAAAATGATTTTAGAAAAGAATATGACGTGGAAGAAAGCAATAATATACGGCTCAATCTTTGCTGTTGTAATGTTCCTATTCCTATTAATGGGCTATCGTACGCCTTTAATTATTATGCTATTTACTGGAATTATTATTTTCCACTATGTTGTGAAACGTGTAAAATTAACTTGGTTCTTAACGGCATTATTTGTTATTGGTGTAGCATTCTCAATGTTCGGTTTCTTACGCGTGGTGACAGAAGATACTACGAAAGAATTTAATAATCGCGATCAACCAGATGTAGAACTGACAGAGACAGAAAAAGAAAAACTGTTAACAGTTGAGCAAAAAGTAAACTTAACGCCAAAATGGATGCGTTCATTAAATGGTGAAAGTGTAACAGGTCATATCGTTTTAAGTAAAATTATTGAGTACACACAAGAAGAGGGCTATTTAAACGGTCAAATTCATAAAGGTATCTTTAATACGATTCTTCCTGGTGAGCAAATTTCACCACGTATGAAGGTGACAGAGGTTGTTAACTCTTTAAGTGTGGAAGAAGGTAAATTTATTACACGACCTACAAGAACGACAACACCAACCTTTATTGGACAGCTATTCCTAGATGGTGGCTATGCGCTTGTGGCAATTGGTTTCTTATTGTACGGTGTGTTAATTTCATTAATCTATAATAAAGTGAAACAAGGTGGTATTCGCAGTTTCCACTCAGTAGCGTACGCATTTGTCATTACATTGTTTACCGTGTCTATGCAC
- a CDS encoding S-layer homology domain-containing protein, whose translation MKIKHTKYAWAFATALAVAPCVAVIPTEAASMPFVDITNNNSETELYHAVSELYNKGIVFGTTPSTFSPYQQLTRGEAAYFLAQALQLQTNNVDNPGFSDVPTSHQYYGYIAALAANGIIQKGNQFNPDASIKRSQMAKMLTLGFHLQQATSLTAPFTDFTKDVETNRYIQTLVDYGITQGTSATTFSPYTDVRRGQMALFLYRILQKNNNDLYIIGVE comes from the coding sequence ATGAAAATAAAGCATACTAAATATGCATGGGCATTTGCTACGGCTTTAGCTGTAGCACCTTGTGTTGCCGTAATTCCTACGGAAGCGGCTTCCATGCCATTTGTAGATATTACAAACAATAATAGTGAAACTGAGCTCTATCATGCAGTCAGCGAGCTATACAATAAAGGCATTGTATTTGGTACAACACCTTCAACCTTTAGTCCCTATCAACAATTAACGCGTGGAGAAGCAGCTTATTTTTTAGCACAAGCACTCCAGTTGCAAACGAACAACGTGGACAATCCAGGTTTTAGCGATGTGCCAACTTCGCATCAGTATTATGGCTATATAGCAGCACTAGCAGCTAATGGTATTATCCAAAAAGGAAATCAATTTAATCCGGATGCTTCTATTAAGCGTAGTCAAATGGCAAAAATGCTGACACTGGGCTTTCATTTACAACAAGCGACATCGTTAACTGCACCTTTTACAGATTTTACAAAAGACGTTGAAACCAATCGATACATTCAAACGTTAGTAGATTATGGGATTACGCAAGGTACTAGCGCTACGACATTTTCTCCGTATACAGATGTACGACGTGGTCAAATGGCTTTATTCCTTTATCGCATATTACAAAAAAATAATAATGACCTATACATTATTGGGGTTGAATAA
- a CDS encoding C40 family peptidase — MKKKWLLPIFASFMLFSTIQIDNAEAATADEVTETASKYLGIPYAYGGTTTSGLDCSGFTSKVFSDLGIKLNRTSSSQYQQGTAVAKSDLQVGDLLFFNTSGSGISHVSIYIGDGKMIHSQTGKGVSYSDVNDPYYWSSRYVGAKRVAQFDTEQQAEVTKVAAAEVKEAAIDFTVYASRAEVAVQIAKALNLDTSDKNTSFADVKPTYAHAGAIAAVAKLGIFSGDDNGKFNPSSPMTRAQIAKVLVVAFGLEHQGDVVTFADVPENYWATEYISIIASNGITAGKDNGNFGYDEMLKISQLETFIERAKQVNK, encoded by the coding sequence ATGAAGAAAAAATGGTTATTACCGATTTTTGCATCTTTTATGTTATTTTCAACAATTCAAATAGATAACGCTGAAGCGGCGACTGCAGATGAGGTCACTGAAACAGCTTCGAAATATTTAGGTATTCCTTACGCTTATGGTGGTACAACTACTAGCGGATTAGATTGCTCAGGCTTTACTTCTAAAGTCTTCAGTGATTTAGGCATTAAATTAAATCGTACTTCAAGCTCACAATATCAACAAGGCACTGCTGTAGCGAAGAGTGATCTTCAAGTTGGCGATTTACTGTTCTTTAACACGAGTGGTAGTGGTATCTCACATGTATCGATATACATAGGTGACGGTAAAATGATTCACTCTCAAACAGGTAAAGGTGTAAGTTATTCTGATGTAAACGATCCATATTACTGGAGCTCACGTTATGTTGGCGCAAAACGCGTAGCACAATTTGACACTGAACAACAAGCTGAAGTAACGAAAGTAGCAGCAGCGGAAGTAAAAGAAGCTGCAATTGATTTTACAGTATATGCTTCACGTGCTGAAGTTGCTGTTCAAATCGCAAAAGCTCTTAACTTAGATACTTCTGATAAAAATACGTCATTTGCAGACGTAAAACCTACTTATGCACATGCTGGGGCAATTGCTGCTGTAGCGAAATTAGGTATTTTTTCTGGTGATGACAACGGCAAATTTAATCCATCTTCTCCAATGACTCGTGCACAAATTGCAAAAGTTTTAGTAGTTGCTTTTGGTCTTGAGCATCAAGGTGATGTTGTGACATTTGCAGATGTTCCTGAAAACTATTGGGCAACAGAATATATTTCAATTATCGCATCAAACGGAATTACAGCAGGTAAAGATAATGGTAACTTCGGTTATGATGAAATGTTAAAAATTTCTCAATTAGAGACATTTATTGAGCGTGCTAAGCAAGTGAATAAATAA
- a CDS encoding S-layer homology domain-containing protein, translating into MLKKVPSIVGLSLILLATPHAVPLPNLLDVALAAESVKDVPSTHWANRSIEHMLDKQYMTTYQDGTFKPEQTITRAEAAAAIARSMQLNMTAPSAPHFRDLSPAHPYYKEVCALVELGILQDGDCFNPDAPLKRMQIAKMITLAYNIEVDSQNNSKFSDITEGHWAKDYIESLADVGIIKGINAKQFAPNQLVTRAQFASIVERSLDFSMTLTNFEAVYDYLSKSYIPTKNYSSAMSNDVIRLVNNERQKRKLQSLNYDEALTQVAVIKAQDMVNRHYFEHESPYYGMPWDLATLFDYSYTSLGENIGRNIPTPEAAVKAWMASPAHRDNILRENYTNTGVAIAVDGKGNFYWVQLFSSQ; encoded by the coding sequence ATGTTAAAAAAAGTACCTAGTATTGTCGGTTTGTCGCTTATTTTGCTGGCTACACCACATGCTGTGCCTCTTCCAAACCTACTAGATGTTGCCTTAGCGGCAGAATCAGTAAAGGATGTTCCATCTACACATTGGGCGAATCGTTCCATCGAGCACATGTTGGATAAGCAATATATGACAACCTATCAGGATGGGACATTTAAGCCAGAGCAGACTATTACGAGAGCGGAGGCAGCTGCGGCAATTGCCCGTTCGATGCAACTAAATATGACTGCTCCCTCTGCACCTCATTTTCGAGATTTATCTCCAGCGCATCCTTATTACAAGGAAGTTTGTGCATTGGTGGAATTAGGAATATTACAAGATGGCGATTGTTTTAATCCTGATGCGCCATTGAAGCGCATGCAAATTGCTAAAATGATAACACTTGCTTACAATATTGAGGTCGATTCACAAAATAATAGTAAGTTTAGTGATATTACTGAAGGGCATTGGGCAAAGGATTATATTGAATCACTTGCAGATGTGGGCATTATTAAAGGAATCAATGCAAAACAATTTGCACCGAATCAATTGGTAACACGTGCACAATTTGCCTCGATAGTTGAACGTAGTCTTGATTTCTCAATGACACTAACCAATTTCGAAGCAGTCTATGATTACTTATCGAAGTCTTATATTCCGACCAAAAATTACTCATCTGCCATGTCTAATGATGTGATTAGGTTAGTCAATAACGAAAGACAAAAAAGAAAACTACAGAGTCTTAACTATGATGAAGCTTTAACACAAGTGGCTGTTATCAAGGCACAGGACATGGTTAATCGTCATTATTTTGAACACGAATCACCCTACTACGGAATGCCATGGGATTTAGCAACATTATTTGATTATTCATATACGAGCTTAGGTGAAAACATAGGAAGAAATATTCCGACTCCAGAGGCGGCTGTTAAAGCATGGATGGCATCACCAGCACATCGCGATAATATTTTACGTGAAAATTATACAAACACTGGTGTGGCCATCGCAGTGGATGGCAAAGGGAATTTCTATTGGGTACAATTATTTTCTAGTCAATAA
- a CDS encoding ATP-grasp domain-containing protein, translating into MRKRIMVIDCSVNTLKTIKKLNIKVICIEKEQKKQLKDLMNSDDIYFEIDYKDITLLKKEVGKILIKYPVDAILSFTGDGQNAVVALQEEYPLNKYKQSDQIKLFKNQCNLRNLLNRNNFSYVHVKLINSKEALIEFANENGFPFILKPCIETGSKVAKKISTFKEVYELLDKENPATLIAEDYQEGVEISVETFSFNRKHYVVGITDKYTEPDFVTYGHSVPTTLNDELITEITLFVLDFLTLTGVVFGPCHIEIKMTAYGPKIIAAHCRTGGDQIVALHRFVSGVDLTQWTLDAIYTENWQKYDVSQQYRAAAVFYLRFQPNKKIKKLNFQNADETIVAYKCNIEEGVGTTETNSLKDEHGFIITKGRNVEEAVENCRLAIQTIEIEYAEGIFPDS; encoded by the coding sequence ATGAGAAAAAGGATAATGGTTATTGATTGTAGTGTGAATACATTAAAGACAATTAAGAAATTAAACATAAAAGTGATATGTATCGAGAAAGAACAAAAAAAACAGCTGAAAGATTTAATGAATTCAGATGATATTTACTTTGAAATAGATTATAAGGATATAACTTTATTAAAAAAAGAAGTAGGAAAGATATTAATAAAATACCCCGTAGATGCTATTTTATCCTTTACAGGAGATGGTCAAAATGCTGTCGTGGCATTACAAGAGGAATATCCATTAAACAAATATAAACAATCAGATCAAATAAAATTATTTAAGAATCAGTGTAACTTACGTAATCTCCTAAACCGTAATAATTTTAGTTATGTTCATGTTAAACTCATTAATTCTAAAGAAGCATTAATCGAATTTGCTAATGAAAATGGATTTCCATTTATTCTAAAACCATGCATTGAAACAGGTAGTAAGGTCGCTAAAAAAATCTCCACATTTAAAGAAGTATACGAATTATTGGATAAAGAAAATCCCGCGACCCTTATAGCGGAAGATTACCAAGAAGGGGTAGAGATTAGTGTTGAAACTTTTTCTTTTAATCGAAAACACTATGTCGTGGGCATTACAGATAAATATACAGAACCTGATTTTGTAACGTATGGTCACAGTGTGCCAACAACTTTAAATGATGAATTAATAACCGAGATTACATTATTTGTTTTGGATTTTTTAACGTTAACAGGTGTAGTTTTTGGCCCATGCCATATAGAGATAAAAATGACAGCATATGGTCCTAAAATAATTGCTGCACATTGTAGAACAGGTGGCGACCAGATTGTAGCGTTGCATCGTTTCGTTTCAGGTGTTGATTTAACACAATGGACTTTAGATGCCATCTATACAGAGAATTGGCAAAAATATGATGTAAGTCAACAATATCGTGCTGCCGCAGTTTTTTATTTAAGATTCCAGCCGAATAAAAAAATAAAGAAATTAAATTTCCAAAATGCGGATGAAACCATTGTAGCCTATAAATGTAATATTGAAGAAGGCGTTGGCACAACAGAAACGAACAGTCTAAAAGACGAACATGGCTTTATTATTACAAAAGGGAGAAATGTTGAAGAAGCAGTTGAGAACTGTCGGTTAGCAATTCAAACGATAGAAATCGAATATGCTGAAGGGATTTTTCCGGATTCATGA